Proteins from a single region of Proteiniborus ethanoligenes:
- a CDS encoding 3-keto-5-aminohexanoate cleavage protein, whose translation MSKRILNCAITGSIHTPSMSPYLPITPDQIAQNAIDAANAGAAAVHIHARDPENGKPSSDLGLYEEIIDKIRAKNKDVIICITTGGGAGMTVEQRASVVPKFKPELASMNAGSINWGLFPAAARIKEFKYDWEKPMLEMTKGFIFQNTFADMEGILNIMNENGTKPELECYDVGHLYNVKFLQSAGLIKGKPYLQFVLGINGALAATPYDLQYMKETADRLFGVGGYEWSAFGAGRAEFPTCVQNLFLGGHVRVGMEDNLYLGKGKMAENNAQLVEKMARLMNELDFEIATPDEAREILGIKK comes from the coding sequence ATGAGTAAAAGAATTTTAAATTGTGCAATAACAGGTTCAATTCACACACCATCTATGTCACCATATTTACCTATTACACCAGATCAAATAGCTCAAAATGCAATAGATGCCGCAAATGCAGGAGCAGCAGCTGTGCACATTCATGCAAGGGATCCTGAAAACGGAAAGCCTTCATCAGATTTAGGCCTTTACGAAGAAATAATCGATAAAATAAGAGCTAAAAATAAAGATGTCATAATATGCATCACTACTGGTGGCGGTGCAGGCATGACAGTAGAGCAAAGAGCTTCAGTAGTGCCAAAGTTTAAGCCTGAACTAGCTTCTATGAATGCAGGTTCAATTAACTGGGGACTTTTTCCTGCAGCAGCAAGAATAAAAGAGTTTAAATATGATTGGGAAAAACCAATGCTAGAAATGACTAAAGGCTTCATATTCCAAAACACTTTTGCAGATATGGAAGGCATATTAAACATTATGAATGAAAACGGTACTAAGCCAGAACTTGAGTGTTATGATGTTGGGCATCTTTATAACGTAAAGTTTTTGCAAAGTGCTGGGCTTATAAAAGGTAAACCATATCTTCAATTTGTACTGGGAATAAATGGTGCATTAGCAGCAACACCATATGATTTACAATACATGAAAGAAACAGCAGATAGGCTTTTTGGTGTAGGCGGATATGAATGGTCTGCATTCGGTGCAGGAAGAGCAGAATTCCCAACTTGTGTTCAAAACTTATTCCTAGGTGGTCATGTAAGAGTAGGAATGGAAGATAATTTATATTTAGGTAAGGGAAAAATGGCAGAAAATAATGCACAGCTTGTAGAGAAAATGGCAAGATTAATGAATGAGCTTGATTTTGAAATTGCAACCCCAGACGAAGCAAGAGAAATTTTAGGTATTAAAAAATAA